From one Musa acuminata AAA Group cultivar baxijiao chromosome BXJ2-6, Cavendish_Baxijiao_AAA, whole genome shotgun sequence genomic stretch:
- the LOC103989457 gene encoding cold-responsive protein kinase 1-like translates to MFMTCLSFLFKRRNTSRQQAITNFGDIPGMEYMIIYSYKELSSATEDFSPGNKIGEGGFGSVYKGKLKDGRVVAIKVLSSKSKQGVREFLNEIKVVSSIAHENLVRLYGCCVEGDNRILVYDYLENNSLAHTLLGGGHSNIQFSWETRSRICIGVARGLAFLHEEVRPRIVHRDIKASNVLLDSHLTPKISDFGLAKLLPPNTTHVSTRVAGTIGYLAPEYAIHGQLTRRADTYSFGVLLLEIVTGRCNTNTRLPCEDQFLLERTWGLYERGEVLSIVDASLGDDFDAEEACRFIKIALVCTQDAPRLRPSMPAVVRMLRGESNVRMEITKPGLITDLMDLKVRRQRDAGEPDASPVVFTTLHGSPSSSSGNATAIMSSSTAAELA, encoded by the exons ATGTTCATGACTTGCTTATCTTTCTTGTTCAAAAGGAGGAATACATCACGGCAGCAAGCCATTACAAATTTTGGAG ATATTCCTGGAATGGAATATATGATAATCTATTCTTACAAGGAATTGAGCAGTGCCACGGAAGATTTTAGCCCTGGTAATAAAATTGGTGAGGGTGGTTTTGGTTCTGTTTACAAG GGGAAGCTTAAGGATGGAAGAGTTGTTGCCATAAAGGTGCTCTCATCAAAGTCAAAACAAGGAGTCAGGGAGTTCTTGAATGAAATCAAAGTTGTCTCCAGCATTGCGCATGAAAACCTGGTGAGGCTGTATGGGTGCTGTGTGGAGGGAGATAACAGGATTCTGGTCTACGATTATCTTGAGAACAACAGCCTTGCACACACACTTCTTG GTGGGGGTCACAGTAACATACAATTCAGCTGGGAGACTCGATCCAGGATCTGCATTGGTGTGGCTCGAGGTCTTGCTTTCCTTCACGAGGAAGTTCGACCTCGTATTGTGCATAGAGATATAAAGGCAAGCAATGTTCTTCTTGACAGCCATCTCACTCCGAAGATCTCTGACTTCGGATTGGCGAAGCTTCTGCCACCAAATACGACGCATGTCAGCACTCGGGTTGCTGGCACGAT AGGTTACTTAGCACCTGAGTATGCCATACATGGGCAGTTGACAAGGAGGGCAGATACATACAGCTTCGGTGTTCTTCTCTTGGAAATAGTTACTGGCAGATGTAACACGAACACAAGATTGCCTTGCGAGGATCAGTTTCTCCTTGAAAGG ACATGGGGACTTTACGAGCGCGGCGAGGTGTTGAGCATTGTGGACGCATCTCTAGGAGACGATTTTGATGCTGAGGAGGCGTGCAGGTTCATTAAGATTGCCCTCGTGTGCACGCAAGACGCACCGAGGCTTCGTCCCTCCATGCCCGCGGTCGTACGGATGCTGAGAGGAGAAAGCAACGTGAGGATGGAGATCACCAAACCCGGCCTGATCACAGACCTCATGGACCTCAAAGTGAGACGTCAGAGGGATGCCGGTGAACCTGATGCATCACCTGTTGTGTTCACAACGCTCCACGGctcgccgtcgtcgtcgtcggggaACGCAACGGCAATCATGTCCTCCTCCACGGCAGCTGAGCTCGCCTGA
- the LOC135615613 gene encoding NAC domain-containing protein 21/22-like isoform X1, producing MCSLINTMLSMVEAKLPPGFRFQPRDDELICDYLAAKVGGRSFHGRPAMVDVDLNKCEPWDLPDTASVGGKEWYFFSLRDRKYATGQRTNRATMSGYWKATGKDRSVTRKGLLVGTRKTLVFYQGRAPKGRKTDWVMHEYRMEGSAATPTFPFMQEDWVLCRVCCKSRGISTDASMETSLDDSSPQSLPVVMGNRISSGQTPVNLEGSEQVTCFSNTTQSHTSQCPNLDPWLPAMERGITLTRYLPSLNPVLYQRTKLEGDPEGEVVPSLAEGSLDGCLSQSGLPSTRNPFLD from the exons ATGTGCTCTCTCATCAACACCATGTTGAGCATGGTGGAGGCGAAGCTGCCGCCAGGCTTCAGGTTCCAGCCCAGGGACGACGAGCTCATCTGCGACTACCTTGCGGCGAAGGTCGGCGGCAGGAGCTTCCATGGCCGTCCTGCCATGGTGGATGTCGATCTCAACAAGTGTGAGCCATGGGATCTCCCTG ATACTGCGAGTGTTGGGGGCAaggagtggtacttcttcagtCTTCGGGATCGGAAGTACGCGACGGGGCAGCGAACCAACCGGGCGACCATGTCAGGCTACTGGAAGGCCACAGGAAAGGATAGGTCAGTCACTCGGAAGGGATTGCTGGTTGGGACTAGGAAGACTTTGGTTTTCTATCAAGGAAGAGCTCCCAAGGGACGCAAGACAGATTGGGTCATGCATGAATACCGCATGGAAGGATCTGCTGCAACTCCAACATTTCCCTTCATG CAGGAAGATTGGGTCCTCTGCAGAGTCTGCTGCAAAAGCAGAGGGATCTCCACCGACGCAAGCATGGAGACAAGCCTTGACGATTCAAGCCCCCAATCGCTCCCCGTTGTGATGGGCAACCGCATCAGCTCTGGCCAAACCCCAGTCAACTTGGAGGGGTCTGAGCAGGTGACCTGCTTCTCCAACACAACTCAAAGCCACACATCTCAGTGCCCAAACTTGGATCCATGGCTACCCGCAATGGAGAGGGGCATTACCCTAACAAGATACTTGCCTTCCCTCAATCCAGTTCTTTACCAGCGCACCAAGCTGGAGGGTGATCCAGAGGGAGAGGTGGTACCAAGTTTGGCTGAAGGGAGCTTGGACGGTTGCTTGTCACAGAGTGGTCTGCCATCAACTCGGAATCCATTTTTAGATTAG
- the LOC135613978 gene encoding protein JASON-like, with protein MKPDFLKVSGALLRTPEEIQKASRIETAQAPAKEGLSSNHVSKLPGASCKELLCDEKYKVSRCPSQEQENAGISQSNTECFTFKGHQTPQCCEYSLPSVNQNFESVQNEYTVEPKLDGHTADILPSQHEQPFASKNLPFPTPVEVTDEMETSATVYPTNLENTKNEKNTRIGTQYIFPILNPVENLSRQKLLNEDSSEPLQSYDSSDHKTNNIPDAGEKIQQMSLVTDPEEAELSGTPRYTSPSRLETPRDKTLLRPEYPDLVTTSLSQWLKPPIAKDEHNEIKEKSHSGKSSYEDRPILGMVAAHWKEEEPGHKSPKEWDGNGIPNSTNKYKEQDQKVSWHATPFEERLEKALSDENSLPKRKFVPGKRVEFEDELSDTAAS; from the exons ATGAAG CCTGATTTCTTAAAGGTTTCTGGTGCTCTTCTGCGAACTCCAGAAGAAATTCAAAAAGCATCACGAATTGAAACCGCTCAAGCTCCTGCTAAGGAAGGTCTATCTTCCAATCATGTCTCAAAACTTCCCGGTGCTTCTTGTAAGGAACTTCTCTGTGATGAAAAATATAAGGTTTCCAGATGTCCGTCACAGGAGCAAGAGAATGCTGGTATTTCACAAAGCAATACCGAGTG CTTTACATTCAAGGGCCACCAAACTCCACAGTGCTGCGAATATTCTTTACCTTCAGTAAATCAGAATTTTGAAAGTGTACAAAATGAATATACTGTTGAACCAAAATTGGACGGTCATACCGCAGACATCCTTCCATCTCAGCATGAGCAGCCATTTGCTTCAAAAAATTTACCCTTTCCTACTCCAGTGGAAGTGACTGATGAGATGGAGACTTCTGCAACTGTTTATCCGACCAATCTAGAGAACactaaaaatgagaaaaatactAGGATTGGAACACAGTATATATTTCCAATTCTCAATCCTGTGGAAAATCTTTCCAGGCAGAAATTATTGAATGAAGATTCATCAGAACCATTACAATCATATGACAGTTCTGATCATAAAACAAATAATATTCCTGATGCTGGAGAGAAGATTCAACAGATGTCACTTGTAACAGATCCCGAGGAAGCTGAATTGTCTGGCACCCCGAGGTACACATCTCCAAGCAGATTGGAGACACCCAGAGATAAGACACTATTGAGACCAGAGTACCCAGATTTAGTAACCACAAGCTTATCTCAATGGTTGAAACCTCCTATCGCTAAAGATGAACACAATGAGATTAAGGAAAAATCCCACTCAGGAAAGAGTTCTTATGAAGACAGGCCTATCCTTGGCATGGTTGCAGCACACTGGAAAGAGGAAGAACCTGGACATAAATCACCAAAAGAGTGGGATGGAAATGGAATTCCAAACTCAACAAACAAGTACAAAGAG CAGGATCAGAAAGTGAGCTGGCATGCAACACCATTCGAAGAAAGACTAGAGAAGGCACTCTCTGATGAAAATTCCTTGCCAAAAAG GAAGTTTGTACCTGGAAAGCGAGTAGAGTTTGAGGATGAACTAAGTGATACAGCAGCATCTTAG
- the LOC135581258 gene encoding uncharacterized protein LOC135581258, with product MASACVNDAAPPPDTAFLDFAPACPVYGWLSPRISFSRDLADGSGPDPEPVAAAVTETPDADDPGKDLPDFEFRLEDPVAMLPADELFSDGKLVPLQISAVRPAVELAEGIPSPEAEKPRGEAEVIGSESCEKSPKAPRCSNRWRDLLGLKKLQNLKAESQKTASLPCKGLNSSTRSLRNLLRQPKPSSSADSSLSVPLLRDSESELASISARRSLSSSGADHEELPRLSLDSEKPAQPPPRVRLSRPRGTTPEGVPNAGRSPVRRGAEVDSPRMNASGKVVFQGLERSSSSPGSFHGGGHHHHHRVKPYRGMERSYSANVRVAPVLNVVPVGSLRVGLGQLFSPIKKERDVNSHNGGGSSSRRKIIDKEKA from the coding sequence ATGGCCTCGGCCTGCGTCAACGACGCCGCCCCGCCGCCGGACACCGCCTTCCTCGACTTTGCCCCGGCATGCCCCGTCTACGGCTGGCTCAGCCCTAGGATCTCCTTCAGCCGCGACCTCGCTGACGGCTCTGGGCCTGACCCTGAGCCCGTTGCCGCTGCGGTGACGGAGACCCCGGATGCGGACGACCCGGGCAAGGATCTTCCGGACTTCGAGTTCCGCCTCGAGGATCCCGTCGCGATGCTGCCTGCCGACGAGCTGTTCTCGGACGGGAAACTGGTCCCGCTCCAGATCTCCGCAGTGCGGCCTGCTGTGGAGCTGGCCGAGGGGATCCCCTCGCCGGAGGCGGAGAAGCCCCGTGGGGAAGCGGAGGTCATCGGATCGGAGTCCTGCGAGAAGTCCCCCAAGGCGCCGCGGTGCTCCAACCGGTGGAGGGATCTACTCGGCCTCAAGAAACTGCAGAACCTGAAGGCGGAGTCCCAGAAGACAGCGTCGCTTCCTTGTAAGGGCCTGAACTCAAGCACCAGATCCCTCCGCAATCTTCTCCGTCAACCGAAGCCCTCCTCTTCCGCCGATTCCTCCCTTAGCGTCCCGCTTCTCCGCGACTCGGAATCGGAACTGGCCTCCATCTCTGCCCGCCGCTCCCTATCCTCGTCCGGCGCCGACCATGAAGAGCTCCCGCGCCTGTCCCTCGACTCCGAGAAGCCGGCCCAACCGCCGCCCCGAGTTCGGCTGTCCCGGCCGAGGGGCACCACACCAGAGGGGGTGCCGAACGCGGGGCGGAGCCCGGTGAGGCGTGGGGCAGAGGTGGACAGCCCGCGGATGAACGCTTCAGGGAAGGTGGTGTTCCAGGGCCTGGAACGAAGCTCGAGTAGCCCGGGGAGCTTCCACGGCGGTGGCCACCATCATCACCACCGGGTAAAGCCGTACCGGGGGATGGAGCGGTCGTACTCGGCCAATGTCCGAGTAGCCCCGGTCCTCAACGTGGTCCCAGTCGGCTCGCTCCGGGTCGGCTTGGGCCAGCTCTTCTCGCCTATCAAGAAGGAGAGGGACGTGAATTCTCAcaacggcggcggcagcagcagcagaagaaagATCATCGACAAGGAGAAGGCCTGA
- the LOC135615615 gene encoding soluble inorganic pyrophosphatase 6, chloroplastic-like yields MATAATASATRFTAAAGGAFHGLRWRCSPPAYQGAILSARPRAVSLTPQRRFVAPSALYKADIQTKEEGLPETLDYRVFFLDGSGKNISPWHDVPLHVGDGVFNFVVEIPKVSSAKMEVATDEPFTPIKQDTKKGKLRYYPYNINWNYGLLPQTWEDPSFANAEVEGAFGDNDPVDVVEIGERRAKIGDILKVKPLAALAMIDEGELDWKIVAISLDDSRASLVNDVDDVEKHFPGTLTAIRDWFRDYKIPDGKPANKFGLGNKAANKDYALKVITETNESWTKLMRRSVPAGDLSLL; encoded by the exons ATGGCGACGGCCGCGACCGCATCCGCTACCCGCTTCACCGCCGCGGCCGGCGGCGCTTTCCATGGATTACGATGGCGGTGCTCTCCTCCGGCCTACCAGGGCGCCATCCTCTCAGCCAGGCCGAGGGCCGTCTCCCTCACGCCCCAACGGCGCTTCGTAGCCCCATCCGCCCTCTACAAGGCCGACATCCAGACCAAGGAGGAGGGCCTCCCGGAGACACTCGATTACCGGGTCTTCTTCCTTGATGGCTCCGGCAAGAATATCTCACCGTGGCACGATGTGCCCTTGCATGTGGGAGACGGGGTCTTCAACTTCGTTGTGGAGATCCCCAAGGTGTCGAGCGCGAAGATGGAGGTGGCCACCGATGAGCCGTTCACGCCTATAAAGCAGGACACAAAGAAGGGGAAGCTTCGATACTACCC gTACAATATAAACTGGAATTATGGATTACTTCCTCAAACATGGGAAGACCCATCTTTTGCTAATGCAGAAGTTGAAGGGGCTTTTGGAGATAATGATCCAG TTGATGTTGTTGAGATAGGTGAAAGACGGGCTAAGATTGGTGATATCCTTAAGGTGAAACCCTTGGCAGCTTTAGCCATGATTGACGAAGGGGAGCTAGACTGGAAGATTGTTGCTATTTCATTGGATGATTCTCGAGCTTCACTTGTAAATGATGTTGATGATGTTGAGAAGCATTTTCCA GGAACTCTGACTGCTATAAGAGACTGGTTCAGAGACTACAAGATTCCAGATGGAAAGCCTGCTAATAAATTTGGTCTTGGCAACAAAGCTGCAAACAAG GACTATGCTTTGAAAGTTATTACTGAGACAAACGAGTCATGGACAAAATTGATGAGAAGATCAGTTCCTGCTGGAGACCTTTCGCTGTTATGA
- the LOC135613679 gene encoding ergosterol biosynthetic protein 28-like, producing MKALSWWLMVVGALRLASVWFGFFDIWALRMAVFSQTQMTDVHGRTFGIWTLLTCTLCFLCAFNLENRALYAATFLSFIYAFGHFLTEYLIYHTMVASNLTTVGIFAGTSIVWMLLQWNAHQPQSASKQE from the exons atgaaggcaCTGAGTTGGTGGCTGATGGTGGTAGGTGCGCTCCGCCTCGCCTCCGTCTGGTTCGGCTTCTTCGACATCTGGGCATTGCGAATGGCCGTCTTTTCGCAGACACAAA TGACCGATGTTCATGGGCGGACATTTGGAATTTGGACGCTTTTGACATGCACACTCTGCTTTCTTTGTGCATTCAACCTTGAGAATAGGGCTCTTTATGCTGCGACCTTTTTATCTTTCATCTATGCCTTTGGACATTTTCTTACTGAATATCTAATATACCATACAATGGTTGCATCAAATCTGACAACTGTTGGCATCTTTGCTG GGACATCAATTGTGTGGATGCTCTTACAGTGGAATGCACATCAACCTCAGAGTGCCTCAAAGCAAGAATAA
- the LOC135615614 gene encoding transcription factor PHYTOCHROME INTERACTING FACTOR-LIKE 13-like translates to MKQYAPNWSLEDQKKPMGLDSELVELLWQDMHVAMHTQSNHGASAINDESKPEQEPQCERSLARSAGLIQIDETVSWLQYPLDDPPAKEFCSDFFSEMAGIGVIGVPTESTAFTATCPPRPPQSCNAQASSFGDGDASICGSNQIHAQADLSRDSAAAAAKGMPSETEQKHAYETTLTSSSGGSDCSVRRMRKQIFGSNRSQKRRKRDADDREYQSEEAEIEWMEAKKLAQRSTATRRSRAAEVHNLSERRRRDRINEKMKALQELIPRCNKTDKASMLDEAIGYMKSLQLQVQMMWMGSAMAQMMFPGVQQYMSHASVPWMHHAVQVPSVPVIHHSAGSYTNHLCLSPALHAANFQNQMQGFHLQESSYVPCHGFHHLQPHSQETNPCSHGSLTEQQNHPAAIPCSSILPCAGPAPCENTNDSISE, encoded by the exons ATGAAGCAGTATGCCCCCAACTGGAGTTTGGAAGATCAAAAGAAACCCATGGG GCTGGACAGTGAGCTTGTAGAACTGCTGTGGCAAGATATGCATGTCGCCATGCATACCCAGAGTAATCACGGAGCCTCTGCCATCAATGATGAATCCAAACCAGAACAAGAACCACAATGCGAGCGGTCACTTGCTAGATCCGCCGGCCTGATCCAGATCGACGAAACCGTGTCATGGTTGCAGTACCCTCTCGACGACCCGCCAGCCAAAGAATTCTGCTCCGACTTCTTCTCGGAAATGGCGGGCATCGGTGTCATCGGTGTGCCCACTGAGAGCACTGCTTTCACAGCAACTTGTCCTCCTAGGCCACCACAGAGTTGTAACGCTCAGGCTTCTTCGTTTGGTGATGGAGATGCAAGCATCTGCGGAAGTAATCAGATCCATGCACAGGCTGATCTGAGCAGGGattctgctgccgctgctgctaaAGGAATGCCATCAGAAACTGAGCAGAAACACGCATATGAAACTACTCTTACTTCATCCTCGGGAGGTTCTGATTGCAGCGTCAGAAGAATGAGAAAGCAGATTTTTGGAAGCAATCGGagtcaaaagagaaggaaaagagaTGCGGATGATCGAGAATATCAAAGCGAA GAGGCTGAGATCGAGTGGATGGAGGCGAAGAAGCTGGCTCAGCGATCGACGGCTACTCGTAGAAGCCGAGCTGCTGAGGTCCACAACCTCTCCGAGAGG AGAAGAAGAGACAGAATCAATGAGAAGATGAAGGCACTGCAAGAGTTGATACCTCGTTGCAACAAG ACAGACAAAGCATCAATGCTGGATGAGGCTATTGGATATATGAAGTCACTTCAACTGCAAGTTCAG ATGATGTGGATGGGAAGTGCCATGGCACAAATGATGTTCCCAGGTGTCCAACAATACATGTCTCATGCTTCTGTTCCTTGGATGCATCATGCAGTTCAAGTACCAAGTGTGCCAGTTATACACCACTCTGCAGGCTCATACACAAACCATTTATGCCTTTCTCCAGCCCTGCATGCAGCCAATTTCCAGAATCAGATGCAGGGCTTCCATCTCCAAGAATCATCATATGTCCCCTGCCATGGCTTTCATCATCTTCAACCTCATTCTCAG GAGACCAATCCATGCAGCCATGGATCACTCACAGAGCAGCAGAATCATCCAGCAGCTATACCTTGTAGCAGCATCCTCCCTTGTGCTGGACCAGCTCCTTGTGAAAACACCAATGACAGCATATCTG AGTGA
- the LOC135615613 gene encoding NAC domain-containing protein 21/22-like isoform X2: MCSLINTMLSMVEAKLPPGFRFQPRDDELICDYLAAKVGGRSFHGRPAMVDVDLNKCEPWDLPDTASVGGKEWYFFSLRDRKYATGQRTNRATMSGYWKATGKDRSVTRKGLLVGTRKTLVFYQGRAPKGRKTDWVMHEYRMEGSAATPTFPFMEDWVLCRVCCKSRGISTDASMETSLDDSSPQSLPVVMGNRISSGQTPVNLEGSEQVTCFSNTTQSHTSQCPNLDPWLPAMERGITLTRYLPSLNPVLYQRTKLEGDPEGEVVPSLAEGSLDGCLSQSGLPSTRNPFLD, from the exons ATGTGCTCTCTCATCAACACCATGTTGAGCATGGTGGAGGCGAAGCTGCCGCCAGGCTTCAGGTTCCAGCCCAGGGACGACGAGCTCATCTGCGACTACCTTGCGGCGAAGGTCGGCGGCAGGAGCTTCCATGGCCGTCCTGCCATGGTGGATGTCGATCTCAACAAGTGTGAGCCATGGGATCTCCCTG ATACTGCGAGTGTTGGGGGCAaggagtggtacttcttcagtCTTCGGGATCGGAAGTACGCGACGGGGCAGCGAACCAACCGGGCGACCATGTCAGGCTACTGGAAGGCCACAGGAAAGGATAGGTCAGTCACTCGGAAGGGATTGCTGGTTGGGACTAGGAAGACTTTGGTTTTCTATCAAGGAAGAGCTCCCAAGGGACGCAAGACAGATTGGGTCATGCATGAATACCGCATGGAAGGATCTGCTGCAACTCCAACATTTCCCTTCATG GAAGATTGGGTCCTCTGCAGAGTCTGCTGCAAAAGCAGAGGGATCTCCACCGACGCAAGCATGGAGACAAGCCTTGACGATTCAAGCCCCCAATCGCTCCCCGTTGTGATGGGCAACCGCATCAGCTCTGGCCAAACCCCAGTCAACTTGGAGGGGTCTGAGCAGGTGACCTGCTTCTCCAACACAACTCAAAGCCACACATCTCAGTGCCCAAACTTGGATCCATGGCTACCCGCAATGGAGAGGGGCATTACCCTAACAAGATACTTGCCTTCCCTCAATCCAGTTCTTTACCAGCGCACCAAGCTGGAGGGTGATCCAGAGGGAGAGGTGGTACCAAGTTTGGCTGAAGGGAGCTTGGACGGTTGCTTGTCACAGAGTGGTCTGCCATCAACTCGGAATCCATTTTTAGATTAG